From Skermanella sp. TT6, a single genomic window includes:
- a CDS encoding ABC transporter permease — MNPGVLRRFNHSGLLIGGALTLLMAALALVSLAWTPYPPEAMRIAARLQPPSGAHWLGTDHFGRDVLSMIMVGARNSIAVGAVAVGLGMAAGVPLGLAATVLDGWTDEAVGRLTDLTFAFPAILSAILVTALLGPGAVNAILAIGIFNVAVFARVTRGAALQVMGRPFVRAAAALGRGPLSITLVHVLPNVAGALAVQATISFAVAILAEAGLSYLGLGIQPPAPSWGKMLNEAQTFMALRPTLAIFPGAAIALAVLGLNLLGDGLRDLLDPRARSPMTNLR, encoded by the coding sequence ATGAACCCGGGAGTCCTGAGGCGCTTCAACCATTCCGGCCTGCTGATCGGCGGCGCGCTGACCTTGCTGATGGCGGCGCTGGCCCTGGTCTCCCTGGCCTGGACCCCCTATCCGCCGGAAGCGATGCGCATCGCGGCCAGGCTCCAGCCGCCGAGCGGCGCGCACTGGCTGGGCACCGACCATTTCGGCCGCGACGTCCTGTCCATGATCATGGTCGGGGCGCGCAACTCCATCGCGGTCGGCGCCGTCGCGGTCGGGCTGGGCATGGCCGCCGGCGTGCCGCTGGGACTGGCCGCCACCGTGCTGGACGGCTGGACCGACGAGGCCGTGGGCCGCCTGACCGACCTGACCTTCGCGTTCCCGGCGATCCTGTCGGCGATCCTGGTCACCGCCCTGCTGGGGCCGGGCGCCGTCAACGCCATCCTGGCGATCGGCATCTTCAATGTCGCCGTGTTCGCCCGGGTGACCCGGGGCGCCGCCCTCCAGGTGATGGGGCGGCCGTTCGTCCGGGCGGCCGCCGCCCTGGGGCGCGGGCCGCTCTCGATCACCCTGGTGCATGTGCTGCCCAACGTCGCCGGCGCCCTGGCCGTCCAGGCCACCATCTCCTTCGCGGTGGCGATCCTGGCGGAAGCCGGGCTCAGCTATCTCGGCCTGGGCATCCAGCCGCCGGCGCCGAGCTGGGGCAAGATGCTGAACGAGGCGCAGACCTTCATGGCGTTGCGCCCGACGCTCGCGATCTTCCCCGGCGCCGCCATAGCCCTGGCCGTGCTGGGCCTCAACCTGCTGGGCGACGGCCTGCGCGACCTGCTGGACCCCCGCGCGCGGTCGCCTATGACGAATCTCAGATGA
- a CDS encoding ABC transporter permease, with the protein MTGFLARRLVGLGLTLFLASLVVFTVLEVLPGDPALLMLGVDARPDTLAALRAQMGLDRPAPVRYLAWVGGLLDGDMGVSHTYGVPVGDLVRDRLAVTVPLAALAILLSTAVALPLGMAAASRRGRPADYGVMAFSQLGVAIPNFWFGILLVLWLAVGLGWFDAGGFPGWSAGIGPALKALLLPALTLGLTEAAILARITRASILDTLGEDYVRTARAKGLGPGAVMRRHVLRNALIPITTIVGLQFAFLLGGAIVVENVFFLPGLGRLLFQAISQRDLIVVKDVVMVMAALVVAVNLIVDILYAVIDPRPKAAP; encoded by the coding sequence ATGACCGGGTTCCTCGCCCGGCGCCTGGTCGGCCTGGGACTGACGCTGTTCCTGGCTTCCCTGGTGGTCTTCACCGTGCTGGAGGTGCTGCCGGGGGACCCGGCCCTGCTGATGCTGGGCGTCGATGCCCGGCCCGACACCCTGGCGGCGCTGCGCGCCCAGATGGGGCTGGACCGGCCGGCCCCGGTCCGCTACCTGGCCTGGGTCGGCGGGCTGCTGGACGGCGACATGGGCGTCAGCCATACTTACGGAGTGCCGGTCGGGGACCTCGTGCGCGACCGGCTGGCGGTCACCGTCCCGCTGGCCGCCCTGGCGATCCTGCTGTCCACGGCGGTGGCCCTGCCGCTCGGCATGGCGGCGGCGTCCCGGCGCGGCCGGCCGGCGGACTACGGCGTCATGGCCTTCAGCCAGCTCGGCGTGGCGATCCCCAATTTCTGGTTCGGCATCCTGCTGGTGCTGTGGCTGGCGGTCGGGCTGGGCTGGTTCGACGCCGGCGGCTTTCCCGGCTGGTCGGCCGGCATCGGCCCGGCGCTGAAGGCCCTCCTGCTGCCGGCATTGACCCTGGGCCTGACCGAGGCCGCGATCCTGGCGCGGATCACCCGGGCGTCGATCCTCGACACCCTGGGGGAGGATTACGTCCGCACCGCCCGCGCCAAGGGCCTGGGACCCGGGGCCGTGATGCGGCGGCACGTCCTGCGCAACGCCCTGATCCCGATCACGACCATCGTCGGGCTCCAGTTCGCCTTCCTGCTGGGCGGCGCCATCGTGGTCGAGAACGTGTTCTTCCTGCCGGGGCTGGGCCGGCTGCTGTTCCAGGCGATCAGCCAGCGCGACCTGATCGTGGTCAAGGACGTGGTGATGGTGATGGCGGCCCTGGTCGTCGCGGTCAACCTGATCGTCGACATCCTCTACGCCGTGATCGACCCGCGGCCCAAGGCCGCCCCATGA
- a CDS encoding ABC transporter substrate-binding protein: MKSPSLLIAAALLAAGALMPAGASAQNRDRLVIGMQLEPPHLDPTAGAAAAIDEVTYSNLFESLTRIDARGEVVPGLAESWEVSPDGLTYTFKLRPDVTYHDGTGFDSADVKFALDRARGADSVNAQKGYFAAIGSVETPDPLTAVVTLTRPDGQFLFNMGSNDAAIVAPESAATNRQKPVGTGPFRFDRWVSGDRVVLVRNPGFRDPAVPKLGEVVFRFISDPAAQLNAMRSGDVDAFPNIGATESLPVLEADGNFTVTVGTTEGETVLALNNARKPFDDVRVRRAVAHAVNRQDVIDGAMFGYGTPIGSHFAPHRAGYVDLTGLYPHDPAKARALLAEAGYPDGFDAVIRLPPPVYARRGGEIVAAQLAEAGIRLRIEPMEWAPWLEQVFRGRDFDMTIVSHVEPLDIDIYGRPDYYFGYRSERFAAVLDELSRTVEPDRRAALYGDAQRILADDSVNVFLFQLPKAGVHKAGLTGLWENSPVPANDVTAVSWK, translated from the coding sequence ATGCCGGCCGGCGCCTCGGCGCAGAACCGCGACCGCCTGGTCATCGGCATGCAGCTGGAGCCGCCGCACCTCGACCCGACCGCCGGCGCCGCCGCGGCGATCGACGAGGTGACCTATTCCAACCTGTTCGAGAGCCTGACCCGGATCGACGCGCGGGGCGAGGTGGTCCCCGGACTGGCGGAGAGCTGGGAGGTCTCGCCCGACGGATTGACCTACACCTTCAAGCTGCGGCCGGACGTGACCTATCATGACGGCACCGGCTTCGATTCCGCGGACGTCAAGTTCGCGCTGGACCGGGCGCGCGGGGCCGATTCGGTCAATGCCCAGAAAGGCTATTTCGCGGCGATCGGGTCGGTCGAGACGCCCGACCCGCTGACGGCCGTGGTCACCCTGACCCGGCCCGACGGCCAGTTCCTGTTCAACATGGGCTCCAACGACGCCGCCATCGTGGCGCCCGAGTCCGCCGCGACCAACCGGCAGAAGCCGGTCGGCACCGGCCCCTTCCGGTTCGACCGCTGGGTGTCCGGCGACCGGGTGGTGCTGGTGCGCAATCCCGGTTTCCGCGACCCGGCGGTGCCGAAGCTCGGCGAGGTGGTGTTCCGCTTCATCAGCGATCCGGCGGCCCAGCTGAACGCCATGCGCTCCGGCGACGTGGACGCCTTCCCCAACATCGGCGCCACCGAGTCCCTGCCGGTGCTGGAGGCCGACGGGAACTTCACCGTCACCGTCGGCACGACCGAGGGGGAGACGGTGCTGGCCCTCAACAACGCGCGCAAGCCGTTCGACGACGTCCGGGTTCGCCGCGCCGTGGCCCATGCGGTCAACCGGCAGGACGTGATCGACGGGGCGATGTTCGGCTACGGCACGCCGATCGGCAGCCACTTCGCCCCGCACCGCGCCGGCTACGTGGACCTGACCGGCCTGTATCCCCACGACCCCGCCAAGGCGCGGGCGCTGCTGGCGGAAGCGGGGTATCCCGACGGCTTCGACGCCGTGATCAGGCTGCCGCCGCCGGTCTATGCCCGGCGCGGCGGGGAGATCGTCGCCGCCCAACTGGCCGAGGCCGGCATCCGCCTGCGGATCGAGCCGATGGAATGGGCGCCCTGGCTGGAGCAGGTGTTCCGCGGCCGGGACTTCGACATGACCATCGTCTCCCACGTGGAGCCGCTGGACATCGATATCTACGGCCGGCCCGACTATTACTTCGGCTACCGCAGCGAGCGATTCGCCGCCGTCCTGGACGAGCTGAGCCGCACGGTCGAGCCGGACCGCCGCGCCGCCCTGTACGGCGACGCCCAGCGCATCCTGGCCGACGACAGCGTCAACGTCTTCCTGTTCCAGCTGCCCAAGGCGGGCGTCCACAAGGCCGGGCTGACCGGCCTGTGGGAGAACAGCCCGGTTCCGGCCAACGACGTGACGGCTGTTTCATGGAAATGA
- the gpt gene encoding xanthine phosphoribosyltransferase, which yields MKHFPVSWEELHRHAKALAWRMAEKGPWEGIVAVTRGGLVPAAIIARELDIRLIDTVCISSYDHQNQREARVLKGFEGDGEGWLIIDDLVDTGKTAAVLRKMIPKAHFATIYAKPAGRPLVDTFITEVSQDTWIYFPWDVELQFTQPIALQRGGR from the coding sequence ATCAAGCATTTCCCCGTCTCGTGGGAAGAACTGCACCGTCATGCCAAGGCCCTGGCCTGGCGCATGGCCGAGAAGGGCCCCTGGGAGGGCATCGTCGCGGTGACTCGCGGCGGCCTGGTCCCGGCCGCGATCATCGCCCGCGAGTTGGACATCCGGCTGATCGATACCGTCTGCATCTCCAGCTACGACCACCAGAACCAGCGCGAGGCCCGCGTCCTGAAGGGCTTCGAGGGCGACGGCGAGGGCTGGCTGATCATCGACGACCTGGTCGATACCGGCAAGACCGCCGCCGTCCTGCGCAAGATGATCCCCAAGGCGCATTTCGCGACGATCTACGCCAAGCCGGCCGGCCGGCCGCTGGTCGACACCTTCATCACCGAGGTGAGCCAGGATACCTGGATCTATTTCCCGTGGGACGTCGAGCTCCAGTTCACCCAGCCGATCGCCCTCCAGCGCGGCGGCCGCTGA
- a CDS encoding methyl-accepting chemotaxis protein has product MPVKRLQSLKISTKIYLLVGFLGLIAALIGTVGVVTLRTYDAQMDVITTASTRALLGERVNGLVNSVVMDSRGIYMAENPERVERFGKPLLENLKSIEDLIREWRPLVPADHLAQFAKVEERAAEFVRFRARLVELGRQGGAAPAREWGDNEANRTNRQAFNKELQAIAALNAGMVDAGSAALDTFYDRMLLTLALLSVLGVGSAAGLAIVVVRRTVTGPLAEVTGTMKRLAGGDAGVEVRGTDRGDEIGEMARTVGVFRDNLRHAAALEEQRRADEEARGRRSLGLERLTTEFGVNIDQVVKAVTSQAAEMRSTSESMSAIAEETARQSSAAASASDQARVNVQTVAAAAEELSSSIGEIGRQVGESSRIAGIAVAEVERTNGSVAGLVAAADKIGEVVSLISDIASQTNLLALNATIEAARAGEAGKGFAIVASEVKNLANQTARATEEISLQISGMQSATSGAVGAIQTIGGTITKIDEIVTVIAAAVEEQGAATREIARNIQEASRGTDEVSTNINGVHGAAGETGRTATQVLDAAAGLARQAEALHREVGDFITRVKSA; this is encoded by the coding sequence ATGCCCGTGAAGCGCCTTCAATCACTGAAGATCTCCACCAAGATCTATCTGCTGGTGGGTTTCCTGGGGCTGATCGCCGCCCTGATCGGCACCGTCGGCGTCGTGACGCTGAGGACCTACGATGCCCAGATGGACGTCATCACCACCGCCTCGACCCGCGCCCTGCTGGGCGAGCGGGTCAACGGCCTGGTCAACTCGGTCGTGATGGACTCGCGCGGCATCTACATGGCGGAGAACCCGGAGCGCGTCGAGCGGTTCGGCAAGCCGTTGCTGGAGAACCTGAAGTCGATCGAGGACCTGATCCGGGAATGGCGGCCCCTGGTGCCGGCCGACCACCTCGCCCAGTTCGCGAAGGTGGAGGAGAGGGCCGCCGAGTTCGTCCGGTTCCGCGCCAGGTTGGTCGAACTCGGCCGCCAGGGCGGCGCCGCTCCCGCCCGGGAATGGGGCGACAACGAGGCGAACCGGACGAACCGGCAGGCGTTCAACAAGGAATTGCAGGCTATCGCCGCGCTGAACGCCGGCATGGTCGACGCCGGCTCCGCCGCGCTGGACACCTTCTACGACCGCATGCTGCTGACGCTGGCGCTGCTGTCCGTCCTAGGCGTCGGCTCCGCGGCGGGATTGGCCATCGTGGTGGTGCGCCGGACCGTGACGGGACCGCTCGCCGAGGTCACCGGCACCATGAAGCGGCTGGCCGGCGGCGATGCCGGCGTGGAGGTCAGGGGTACCGACCGCGGCGACGAGATCGGAGAGATGGCCCGGACCGTCGGGGTCTTCCGGGACAACCTGAGGCATGCCGCGGCCCTGGAGGAGCAGCGCCGCGCCGACGAGGAGGCCCGCGGGCGGCGCAGCCTCGGCCTGGAACGGCTGACCACCGAGTTCGGCGTCAACATCGACCAGGTGGTCAAGGCCGTCACGTCGCAGGCCGCCGAGATGCGCTCCACCTCCGAATCCATGTCGGCGATCGCCGAGGAGACCGCGCGCCAGTCGTCCGCCGCGGCCTCCGCCTCCGACCAGGCGCGGGTCAACGTCCAGACCGTCGCCGCGGCGGCGGAGGAGCTGAGCAGCTCCATCGGCGAGATCGGCCGTCAGGTGGGCGAGTCCTCGCGGATCGCCGGGATCGCGGTGGCCGAGGTGGAGCGGACCAACGGCAGCGTCGCCGGCCTGGTCGCCGCGGCGGACAAGATCGGCGAGGTGGTCAGCCTGATCAGCGACATCGCCAGCCAGACCAACCTGCTGGCGCTGAACGCCACGATCGAGGCGGCCCGGGCGGGCGAGGCCGGCAAGGGTTTCGCCATCGTCGCGTCGGAGGTCAAGAACCTGGCCAACCAGACCGCCAGGGCGACGGAGGAGATATCCCTCCAGATCTCGGGCATGCAGAGCGCCACCTCGGGCGCGGTCGGCGCGATCCAGACCATCGGCGGCACCATCACGAAGATCGACGAGATCGTCACCGTGATCGCCGCCGCGGTCGAGGAGCAGGGCGCCGCCACCCGCGAGATCGCCCGCAACATCCAGGAGGCCTCGCGCGGCACGGACGAGGTCAGCACCAACATCAACGGCGTCCACGGCGCCGCCGGGGAGACCGGCCGGACCGCCACCCAGGTGCTGGACGCGGCGGCCGGCCTGGCCCGCCAGGCCGAGGCGCTGCACCGGGAGGTCGGCGACTTCATCACCCGCGTGAAGAGCGCGTGA